A part of Oncorhynchus clarkii lewisi isolate Uvic-CL-2024 chromosome 17, UVic_Ocla_1.0, whole genome shotgun sequence genomic DNA contains:
- the LOC139370676 gene encoding proto-oncogene tyrosine-protein kinase Src-like isoform X2 yields MGVGKSKPKEPGQRSLSLDGTIGTGLDSMHHHLSPAQQTQTPNRSPAVGGTRRGHHPGHAPTNTPELALFGGVDHTGSIISPHRGPLAGGVTTFVALYDYESRTASDLTFKKGERLQIVNNTEGDWWLARSLTTGESGYIPSNYVAPSDSIQAEEWYFGKITRRNSERLLLSLQNRRGTFLVRESETTKGAYCLSVLDYDNTKGLNVKHYKIRKLDSGGFYITSRTQFSSLQQLVFHYRKHADGLCHCLTEVCPVLKPQTQGLARDAWEIPRESLHLDLKLGQGCFGEVWMGKWNGTTRVAIKTLKTGTMSPEAFLQEAQVMKKLRHEKLVQLYAVVSEEPIYIVTEYMTQGSLLDFLKGDTGKLLRLPQLVDMASQIAAGMAYVERMNYVHRDLRAANILVGDNLVCKVADFGLARLIEDNEYTARQGAKFPIKWTAPEAALYGRFTIKSDVWSFGVLLTELATKGRVPYPGMVNREVLEQVERGYRMPCPGECPSSMHELMLICWRKDAEERPTFEYLQGFLEDYFTSTEPQYQPGENL; encoded by the exons ATGGGAGTCGGCAAGAGCAAGCCTAAGGAGCCGGGTCAGCGCTCACTGAGTCTGGATGGAACCATTGGAACAGGCTTGGACAGCATGCACCACCACCTCAGCCCAGCCCAGCAGACTCAGACCCCCAACAGAAGTCCCGCCGTAGGGGGCACGAGGCGTGGCCACCACCCCGGGCATGCCCCCACCAACACCCCTGAGCTGGCACTGTTCGGCGGGGTGGACCACACGGGCAGCATCATCTCTCCTCACAGAGGACCACTGGCAG GAGGTGTCACTACATTTGTGGCGCTCTATGACTATGAGTCACGGACTGCCTCGGACCTGACGTTCAAGAAAGGCGAGCGGCTGCAGATCGTCAACAACAC GGAAGGGGACTGGTGGCTCGCTCGGTCTCTGACCACTGGAGAAAGCGGTTATATCCCCAGCAACTACGTGGCCCCCTCTGACTCCATCCAGGCAGAAGA GTGGTATTTTGGGAAGATAACTCGGCGCAACTCGGAGAGGCTCCTTCTGAGTTTACAGAACCGACGAGGAACCTTCCTGGTCCGAGAGAGCGAAACCACTAAAG GAGCCTATTGCCTGTCCGTGTTGGACTATGACAACACTAAAGGCCTCAACGTCAAACACTACAAGATACGCAAGCTAGACAGCGGCGGTTTCTATATCACCTCACGCACCCAGTTCAGCAGTCTGCAGCAGCTGGTCTTCCACTATCGCA AGCATGCAGACGGGCTGTGCCACTGTCTGACGGAGGTGTGTCCCGTGCTGAAGCCTCAGACCCAGGGCCTGGCCCGCGATGCCTGGGAAATCCCACGGGAATCGCTCCACCTCGACCTCAAACTGGGCCAGGGTTGTTTTGGAGAGGTCTGGATGG GGAAGTGGAACGGTACAACGCGGGTGGCCATCAAGACCCTGAAGACAGGCACCATGTCCCCAGAGGCCTTCCTCCAGGAGGCGCAGGTCATGAAGAAGCTGAGACACGAGAAACTGGTGCAGCTCTACGCTGTGGTGTCTGAGGAACCCATCTACATCGTCACTGAGTACATGACCCAAG GTAGCCTTTTGGACTTCCTAAAAGGTGACACGGGCAAGCTGCTACGTCTACCCCAGCTAGTGGATATGGCATCTCAG ATTGCAGCAGGGATGGCATACGTAGAGAGGATGAACTACGTCCACAGAGACCTCAGGGCTGCCAACATCCTCGTAGGAGACAACCTGGTGTGTAAAGTGGCCGACTTCGGCCTGGCCCGCCTCATAGAGGACAACGAGTACACTGCCAGACAGG GAGCCAAGTTCCCCATTAAGTGGACGGCGCCAGAGGCTGCCCTCTACGGCCGCTTCACCATCAAGTCAGATGTTTGGTCATTTGGGGTCCTGCTCACTGAACTCGCCACCAAAGGCAGAGTACCATATCCAG GCATGGTGAACCGGGAGGTGCTGGAGCAGGTGGAGCGCGGATACCGGATGCCCTGTCCCGGCGAGTGCCCGAGCTCAATGCACGAGCTCATGCTCATCTGCTGGAGGAAGGATGCCGAGGAGAGGCCCACCTTCGAGTACCTCCAGGGCTTCCTGGAAGATTACTTTACCTCCACCGAGCCCCAGTACCAGCCTGGGGAGAACCTATAG
- the LOC139370676 gene encoding proto-oncogene tyrosine-protein kinase Src-like isoform X1, translating to MGVGKSKPKEPGQRSLSLDGTIGTGLDSMHHHLSPAQQTQTPNRSPAVGGTRRGHHPGHAPTNTPELALFGGVDHTGSIISPHRGPLAGGVTTFVALYDYESRTASDLTFKKGERLQIVNNTRKYSFREGDWWLARSLTTGESGYIPSNYVAPSDSIQAEEWYFGKITRRNSERLLLSLQNRRGTFLVRESETTKGAYCLSVLDYDNTKGLNVKHYKIRKLDSGGFYITSRTQFSSLQQLVFHYRKHADGLCHCLTEVCPVLKPQTQGLARDAWEIPRESLHLDLKLGQGCFGEVWMGKWNGTTRVAIKTLKTGTMSPEAFLQEAQVMKKLRHEKLVQLYAVVSEEPIYIVTEYMTQGSLLDFLKGDTGKLLRLPQLVDMASQIAAGMAYVERMNYVHRDLRAANILVGDNLVCKVADFGLARLIEDNEYTARQGAKFPIKWTAPEAALYGRFTIKSDVWSFGVLLTELATKGRVPYPGMVNREVLEQVERGYRMPCPGECPSSMHELMLICWRKDAEERPTFEYLQGFLEDYFTSTEPQYQPGENL from the exons ATGGGAGTCGGCAAGAGCAAGCCTAAGGAGCCGGGTCAGCGCTCACTGAGTCTGGATGGAACCATTGGAACAGGCTTGGACAGCATGCACCACCACCTCAGCCCAGCCCAGCAGACTCAGACCCCCAACAGAAGTCCCGCCGTAGGGGGCACGAGGCGTGGCCACCACCCCGGGCATGCCCCCACCAACACCCCTGAGCTGGCACTGTTCGGCGGGGTGGACCACACGGGCAGCATCATCTCTCCTCACAGAGGACCACTGGCAG GAGGTGTCACTACATTTGTGGCGCTCTATGACTATGAGTCACGGACTGCCTCGGACCTGACGTTCAAGAAAGGCGAGCGGCTGCAGATCGTCAACAACAC GAGAAAGTACAGCTTCAG GGAAGGGGACTGGTGGCTCGCTCGGTCTCTGACCACTGGAGAAAGCGGTTATATCCCCAGCAACTACGTGGCCCCCTCTGACTCCATCCAGGCAGAAGA GTGGTATTTTGGGAAGATAACTCGGCGCAACTCGGAGAGGCTCCTTCTGAGTTTACAGAACCGACGAGGAACCTTCCTGGTCCGAGAGAGCGAAACCACTAAAG GAGCCTATTGCCTGTCCGTGTTGGACTATGACAACACTAAAGGCCTCAACGTCAAACACTACAAGATACGCAAGCTAGACAGCGGCGGTTTCTATATCACCTCACGCACCCAGTTCAGCAGTCTGCAGCAGCTGGTCTTCCACTATCGCA AGCATGCAGACGGGCTGTGCCACTGTCTGACGGAGGTGTGTCCCGTGCTGAAGCCTCAGACCCAGGGCCTGGCCCGCGATGCCTGGGAAATCCCACGGGAATCGCTCCACCTCGACCTCAAACTGGGCCAGGGTTGTTTTGGAGAGGTCTGGATGG GGAAGTGGAACGGTACAACGCGGGTGGCCATCAAGACCCTGAAGACAGGCACCATGTCCCCAGAGGCCTTCCTCCAGGAGGCGCAGGTCATGAAGAAGCTGAGACACGAGAAACTGGTGCAGCTCTACGCTGTGGTGTCTGAGGAACCCATCTACATCGTCACTGAGTACATGACCCAAG GTAGCCTTTTGGACTTCCTAAAAGGTGACACGGGCAAGCTGCTACGTCTACCCCAGCTAGTGGATATGGCATCTCAG ATTGCAGCAGGGATGGCATACGTAGAGAGGATGAACTACGTCCACAGAGACCTCAGGGCTGCCAACATCCTCGTAGGAGACAACCTGGTGTGTAAAGTGGCCGACTTCGGCCTGGCCCGCCTCATAGAGGACAACGAGTACACTGCCAGACAGG GAGCCAAGTTCCCCATTAAGTGGACGGCGCCAGAGGCTGCCCTCTACGGCCGCTTCACCATCAAGTCAGATGTTTGGTCATTTGGGGTCCTGCTCACTGAACTCGCCACCAAAGGCAGAGTACCATATCCAG GCATGGTGAACCGGGAGGTGCTGGAGCAGGTGGAGCGCGGATACCGGATGCCCTGTCCCGGCGAGTGCCCGAGCTCAATGCACGAGCTCATGCTCATCTGCTGGAGGAAGGATGCCGAGGAGAGGCCCACCTTCGAGTACCTCCAGGGCTTCCTGGAAGATTACTTTACCTCCACCGAGCCCCAGTACCAGCCTGGGGAGAACCTATAG